Proteins encoded together in one Streptosporangiales bacterium window:
- a CDS encoding anti-sigma factor antagonist (This anti-anti-sigma factor, or anti-sigma factor antagonist, belongs to a family that includes characterized members SpoIIAA, RsbV, RsfA, and RsfB.), which yields MTHADHGRSPRTASLDVAVRQLDRDVVLVDIAGEVDLSTHRDIEAMLFDVLEPPSPKILIADLSEVSFFDASGISTLVHAHQRAQTVDTDLRVVSDRRTVRRPLTTTGVDRDLHLYNDPSAAHEVPSPPAPS from the coding sequence ATGACGCACGCCGATCACGGACGCTCTCCCCGTACCGCATCCCTTGACGTCGCGGTGCGGCAACTCGATCGCGATGTCGTCCTCGTGGACATCGCGGGCGAGGTCGACCTGTCCACCCATCGCGACATCGAGGCGATGCTGTTTGATGTCCTCGAACCACCGTCGCCCAAGATCCTGATCGCCGACCTCAGCGAGGTGTCGTTCTTCGACGCCAGCGGCATCAGCACCCTGGTCCACGCGCATCAGCGGGCACAGACGGTCGACACCGACCTGCGCGTCGTCAGCGACCGGCGCACCGTACGCCGCCCGCTGACGACCACCGGCGTCGACCGCGACCTGCACCTCTACAACGACCCCAGCGCGGCGCACGAGGTTCCGTCGCCGCCCGCCCCGAGCTGA